A single window of Anaerocolumna chitinilytica DNA harbors:
- a CDS encoding pyridoxal phosphate-dependent aminotransferase encodes MISEKMSVMVKNSSITRAMFEEGKRLAAIYGKENVYDFSLGNPSVQPPVSVKEALIDIISNEDTTFVHGYMNNSGYEDVREKIATKLNQVHGTSFHTNNIIMTVGAAGGLNVILKTLINPGDEVVTFAPFFGEYKNYADNYDAKLVVISPDKETFLPNLKELEEKLTKATKAIIVNTPNNPTGVVYSEETIIELSKVLEKKQQEFGTNIYLISDEPYRELVYGDVFVPYITKYYRNTIVGYSYSKSLSLPGERIGYLVIPTEVDDYEEIFAAASVATRILGYVNAPSLIQRVVARCLDSEVDVSVYNENRELLYGSLKEYGYSCAKPEGAFYLFVKTLEEDDKAFCEKAKKHNILIVPGSAFGCPGYCRIAYCVSKKTIEGALPHFKKLYEEYKEAEAK; translated from the coding sequence ATGATTTCTGAAAAGATGAGTGTTATGGTAAAAAACAGTTCAATAACCAGGGCTATGTTTGAAGAAGGTAAACGTCTTGCAGCAATTTACGGCAAGGAAAATGTATATGATTTTAGCCTTGGCAACCCTAGCGTACAGCCGCCAGTTTCCGTAAAAGAAGCTCTAATTGATATAATTTCAAATGAAGACACTACTTTTGTTCATGGATATATGAACAATTCAGGATATGAGGATGTAAGAGAGAAGATAGCAACAAAGCTGAACCAAGTACATGGTACCTCCTTCCATACCAATAATATTATAATGACAGTGGGTGCTGCCGGCGGACTGAATGTAATCCTAAAGACGTTAATCAATCCCGGTGATGAAGTGGTTACCTTTGCACCTTTTTTTGGTGAGTATAAAAATTATGCCGATAATTATGATGCCAAGCTTGTAGTAATCAGTCCTGATAAGGAAACCTTCCTGCCGAACTTAAAAGAATTGGAAGAAAAGCTTACGAAAGCCACAAAAGCAATTATTGTCAATACACCTAATAATCCTACCGGTGTAGTATATTCGGAGGAGACTATTATAGAACTTTCAAAAGTACTGGAAAAGAAGCAGCAGGAGTTTGGAACAAACATCTACCTGATTTCCGATGAACCCTACAGAGAACTGGTTTATGGGGATGTCTTCGTTCCTTATATCACAAAATATTATAGAAATACCATTGTCGGTTATTCCTACAGTAAATCTCTTTCATTACCCGGTGAACGTATTGGTTATCTTGTAATACCTACGGAAGTGGATGATTATGAAGAGATTTTTGCAGCTGCAAGTGTTGCCACCAGAATTCTGGGATATGTAAATGCACCTTCCCTTATACAGAGAGTAGTCGCAAGATGCCTGGATTCAGAAGTAGATGTATCAGTATATAATGAGAACAGAGAACTGCTTTATGGCAGCCTGAAAGAATATGGTTATTCCTGTGCCAAACCGGAAGGAGCTTTTTATCTCTTTGTAAAGACTTTGGAAGAAGACGATAAAGCTTTTTGCGAAAAGGCAAAAAAGCATAATATCCTTATAGTGCCAGGTTCTGCCTTTGGCTGTCCCGGATACTGCCGTATTGCTTATTGTGTAAGCAAGAAAACCATAGAAGGGGCATTACCCCATTTTAAGAAGCTATACGAAGAATATAAGGAAGCAGAAGCCAAATAA
- the hisC gene encoding histidinol-phosphate transaminase: MKQWEENFRKVVPYVPGEQPNQPGMIKLNTNENPYPPSPNVKKAMDEFDMDKLRLYPDISSTILVEALGETYGLNKDQIFVGVGSDDVLATAFLTFFNGTEPILFPDISYSFYEVWAQLYHIPYVTPSLMEDFTIKREDYYRKNGGIVIANPNAPTSLSLGIDAIKDILEHNKESVVIIDEAYVDFGGESSLPLLKDYENLLIVQTFSKSYSMAGIRIGYAFGAPSLIKAMNDVKYSYNSYTMNQPSLYYGTEAVKDTKYHKETLEKIMKTRTWVAESLKNLGFKVIPSSANFLFVSHEEVPAEKIYEELRAKKIYIRHFKKPRIDNYLRITIGTDREMEVFLAAITEAI; this comes from the coding sequence ATGAAGCAGTGGGAAGAGAATTTCAGGAAAGTTGTTCCATATGTCCCCGGAGAGCAGCCGAACCAGCCTGGGATGATAAAGCTAAATACCAATGAAAATCCATATCCGCCTTCACCCAATGTGAAAAAGGCTATGGATGAATTTGACATGGACAAATTAAGGTTATATCCGGATATTTCTTCTACAATATTAGTGGAAGCTCTTGGAGAAACTTATGGGTTAAACAAAGATCAGATTTTTGTAGGGGTCGGATCAGATGATGTTCTGGCAACCGCTTTTTTGACTTTCTTTAATGGGACAGAGCCGATTCTTTTCCCGGATATCAGCTATTCCTTTTATGAAGTCTGGGCACAGCTTTATCATATTCCTTATGTGACTCCTTCCTTAATGGAAGATTTCACAATAAAAAGAGAGGATTATTATAGAAAGAACGGCGGTATTGTGATAGCAAATCCCAATGCTCCAACTTCTCTTAGTTTAGGAATTGATGCCATAAAGGATATTTTAGAGCATAATAAGGAGTCTGTTGTTATCATTGATGAGGCCTATGTGGATTTTGGCGGTGAGAGCTCGCTGCCCTTATTAAAGGATTATGAAAATCTTTTGATTGTACAGACCTTTTCGAAATCCTACTCTATGGCTGGAATACGGATAGGCTATGCCTTTGGTGCCCCTTCTCTAATCAAAGCGATGAATGATGTGAAGTATTCTTATAATTCCTATACCATGAATCAGCCTTCCCTATATTATGGAACAGAGGCGGTAAAGGATACGAAGTACCATAAAGAAACCCTTGAAAAAATAATGAAGACAAGAACCTGGGTGGCAGAAAGTCTGAAGAACCTCGGATTTAAGGTTATACCCTCCTCTGCCAACTTTCTCTTTGTCTCCCATGAGGAAGTACCGGCAGAAAAAATCTACGAAGAACTAAGAGCGAAGAAAATATATATCCGCCATTTTAAGAAACCAAGAATCGATAATTATTTGAGAATAACCATTGGAACCGATAGAGAAATGGAAGTTTTCCTTGCTGCCATTACAGAGGCTATATAA
- a CDS encoding cytidylate kinase-like family protein, whose protein sequence is MENIVITIARGYGSGGRTMGQMLAEELGVHYYDRELMRLASDESGINEELFGKADEQLKQSLLYRIARKEYSGELIPPDREDFVSNDNLFTYQAKVIRKLAEEESCVIVGRCADYILRDLDNVVKVYVHASLEDCVKRLEGMSSQSPKELEKKILETDKRRAAYYRYYTGRDWENAGNYDLCLNSKRLGFDKCVRIVKDYLDIRFGK, encoded by the coding sequence ATGGAGAATATTGTTATTACGATAGCCAGGGGCTATGGCAGTGGTGGCAGGACCATGGGGCAGATGTTAGCGGAGGAACTGGGAGTCCACTACTATGACAGAGAGCTGATGCGGCTGGCATCCGATGAAAGCGGTATTAATGAGGAGCTTTTTGGGAAGGCGGACGAACAGCTGAAACAGAGCCTGCTCTATCGCATTGCCAGAAAAGAATATAGTGGTGAATTGATTCCGCCAGACAGAGAAGATTTTGTTTCCAATGATAATTTATTCACTTATCAAGCCAAAGTAATCAGAAAACTGGCAGAGGAAGAATCCTGTGTCATTGTTGGAAGATGTGCGGATTATATATTAAGAGATCTGGATAATGTGGTAAAGGTATATGTTCACGCATCTTTAGAGGATTGTGTAAAGAGGCTGGAAGGCATGTCCAGTCAGTCACCGAAAGAGTTGGAAAAGAAGATTCTGGAAACAGACAAAAGGAGAGCCGCTTATTATCGGTATTACACAGGCAGGGACTGGGAGAATGCCGGAAATTATGATCTATGTTTAAATAGTAAGCGCTTAGGCTTTGATAAATGTGTAAGGATTGTAAAAGATTATCTGGATATTCGATTTGGAAAATAA